DNA from Homo sapiens chromosome 1, GRCh38.p14 Primary Assembly:
gggtatatactcaaaagaaaggaaatcaggttgggcgcggtggctcactcctgtaatcccagcactttgggaggcgtaggcgggcagatcacttgaggtcaggagttcaagaccagcctggccaacatggtgaaaccccatctgtactacaaatacaaaaatttgctggcatggtggcccatgcctgtaaccctagctacttggcaagctgaggcaggagaattgcttgaacccaggagatgaaggttgcagcgagccaacatcgcaccactgcactccagcctgggcaacagagcgagactgtctcaaaaaaaattaaaattaaagttaaaaaagacGAATGGcgccaggtgtggttgctcacgcctgtaatcctagcactttgggaggctgaggtgggcagatcacctgaggtcaagagttcgagaccagcctggccaacatggtgaaaccccatctctactaaaaatacaaaaattagccaagcatggtggcgcatgcctgtaatcccaactactcaggaggctgaggcaggagaattgcttgaacctgggaggcagaggttgcagtgagctgagatcatgccactgcactgcagcctgggtgacagagcaagactccgtctcaaaagaaaaaaaaagatgaatggataaaatgtggtacatatgtacaatggattactattcagccataaaaaagaatgagatcccgTCATTTGCAACATCATGGGtagaactgaaggtcattatgttaagtgaaataagctgggcACAGAAAAACACACTTATGCAAAGAgaatcgcatgttctcacttatttgtgggatctaaaaatcaaaacaattgaactcatggtcctagagagtagaaggatggttaccagaggctagaaaGGGTAGTGGGAGGGtagggggaagtggggatggtggggatggctaatgggtacaaaaataaaatatcatcataaataagacctactatttgatagcaaaacagggtgactataatcaataataacttgtgtattttatttttttgagacagagttttactccatcacccaggctggagtgagtgcattggtgccatctcggctcactggaacctccacctcccggttcaagtgattctccttcttcagcctccagacggagttgctggaattacaggcgcccgccaccacgcccggctaattttgttttgtttgtttgttttgttttgagacggagtttcgctctgtcgccagactggagtgcagtggtgcgatctcggctcactgcaacctccagctccctggttcaagcgattctcctgcctcagcctccctgagtagctgggattacaggtgtgcgtcaccatgctcaactaaattttgtatttttttagtagacacgcggtttcaccatgttggccaggctggtctcgaactcctgacctcgtgatccgcccgcctccgcctcccaaaagtgctgagattacaggcgtgagccaccgcgccaggcctaaaaattttttttaattaaaaaatagatatccTTCTAGCTCAGAAAAGTTAGCTGATCCCTCCTTTATACTCTCTTCCTAAGTTCCGTTCATTCTGGTGGCTTTAATTACCATTTATAAGCCAACGATTCCCAAAATAACATCTTCGGTGCAGATCCCTTATAAGGATGACCAGTCATTAATATTCAGCTTCCTATCTGTTAGTCCCACTCAACATGACTTAGCAAGATCTCAAAATGAACGTGTCCAGAACAGCTCCTACCTTAGCCtaccccatctcagtaaatggcccCAATATTTATCCGATTGATCAAGTGACAATCTTAGGAATCCTTGACACCGCCCTCTCCCTCAATCCCCATGTCCAATCTACCACCAAACCcttcaaaacaaaacccaagtcCACACTCGTTTCCAATTCCATTGCCTTCCACTCTTTTTCAACGCAGCCGCACCCACATCTCATCCTAAACGACCGCAGCAGCCTCTGAAACTAGTCTAAACACGCCCAGATCTGCCGACGCCGCAgacccccttcccccagcccaggGTCGGAGGCGAGTCGCCGGGGGTCGGCAGAGGTCAGCAGCCTGCGAGACCCTCCTAGGCTCGTGGCCCTAGGCGCGGCAGCTGACACGTAAGTCTCGTCGCCCGACGTTGTTTCGGCGCTCAGAAACAACGTAAAGTAAAGGGGCGGGGCAGCGTTTTACAAACCGAACCGTGAATCTTTGCGGTTTCTCTTTCCAGCCAGCGCCGAGCGATGGGTGAGTGTCGCTCTGCATTGAGGCGGGTGAAGGGAGGTTGAGCTCAATCAGGCCCCATCCTGCTTCACAGCCTACTGAGGAGTCCAGACGCCCCGACCCCCGGCCAGGGACAGCCACGAGGAGTGGTGGCCCTCGGGTTTCGGCCGCCCAGCCCGTCTCTGGGGGCTGCGAAGGCTCTGGGCTCCGGGTTCCGGGCCGCGGGCTGCGGGCTCCGAGCGGCGCCAACATGGCTGCCGCGAGGAGGAGGCCCCGGCCTGGCCGCACGTGTATGATGACAACTCGGTAATGCTGCATACTCCCGAGTGCGCGGTGGGGAAGCCAACCTTGGAGAGCTGAGCGTGCGACCGGCCCGGCGCGGGGGTCTCCGGGAGCTGGCGAGTCGCTAGCACCGAGTCACAGTGGCTCAAGCTTCCTTCCCCGCTTCCACATGCAGGCATCTCTCGGGACAACTGGCACAAGCGCCGCAAAACCGGGGGCAAGAGAAAGCCCTACCACAAGAAGCGGAAGTATGAGTTGGGGCGCCCAGCTGCCAACACCAAGGTGGGTGCGAGCGTGGGCCTGTCCGCCTGGGAGGTCGCCTTCCCCCGCTCTCCAGCGTGCTCGGGTCTTTCCGTGTGACAGTTGTGCGTTCTTTCTTGGGCTCTGATTTCTCTGTAGTAGGGCCTGGGTGTCCTGTCCCCCTTTAGCTGTTGGATAAGTAAGTACCAAAGAGGGAATGCTCCCTCAGGCCCCCAAACCTGGAGCTTAGGATTTCAGAGAGAAGGATACTGTGTGGGGACTTGAGCTTCTGGAGAGGGTGGCGCCTCGCGTCATAGTCAGAAGCCTAGTCTTGTTTTTTTTACAGAGGCTTAATTTTCAGCATTTGGGGTCAGGCTTTCCTCTTGGAGGCAAGTAGGGTGATGAAAAAGAATCCTTAGGCGTGGTTGTGGCCGTCTTGGTCACCTGTGTGCCACTTGCCAATGCAAGGACTTGTCATAGTTACACTGACTGTTGCCTCCTCCCGGCCCAGGTTCCTCTCCCTCACTTGCCTTGCTCTCCTTGGTAACCTAGTTCCTGTAACCTTGTGTTTTCCAGATTGGCCCCCGCCGCATCCACACAGTCCGTGTGCGGGGAGGTAACAAGAAATACCGTGCCCTGAGGTTGGAcgtggggaatttctcctggggCTCAGAGTGTGAGTGAGGCCCTTTGGGAGTGGGTGGGAAAACGCACCTAAACGGTCTTAAGATTCACCAagtgggcctggcgcggtggctcacgcctataagcccagcacgttgggaggccgaggcgggcggatcacctgaggtcaggagttcgagtccagcctgggcaacagagcgagactctcagtaaaaaaaaagattcaagtgCTTTTAGCAAGTAGTCTGTGGCTTAGACCAAGGCATTTGAAGTTTCTCCTTGCTGAAAGATCTTAAGGTAGCTGGGGAGTTCTCTCCACCCAGGCTGTCCTGCTCcaatctctttttttgagattgggtctctgttgctcaggctggagtgccagtggcgtgatcttggttcactgcagcctccgcctcctgggttgaagtgattctcctgcctcagcctcccaagaagctgggattacaggcgtgtgccatcacacccggctgcttctgtatttttagtagagacggggtttcaccatgttggccaggctggtctcaaattcttggctttaagtgatccacccgccttgacctcccaaagtgctggggttacgggcgtgagtcaccgtgcccgacCTGCTCTGATCTTTCTGAACTCTGCAGCCTGAGAGATTGGGGCTGGTAAAGACTGCGGGTTGCCAAACATAACTAGAAACGTGGGTTAGGGGGTTGTGGAAGACGAACTGATGCCCCATGGCTTGTAAAGGCTGAGAGTTCCCTTATTTCTCCTTAAGGCCTCATGGggctgaagaacctggaggaGTGTGCCAGGGCCATTTGTCCTCCAGTTTACTTGATGCCAAATTTCTCCTGTGAGCAGGTTGTACTCGTAAAACAAGGATCATCGATGTTGTCTACAATGCATCTAATAACGAGCTGGTTCGTACCAAGACCCTGGTGAAGAATTGCATCGTGCTCATCGACAGCACACCGTACCGACAGTGGTACGAGTCCCACTATGCGCTGCCCCTGGGCCGCAAGAAGGGAGCCAAGCTGGTGCGTGTTACTTCCCTGTAGGGGTTGTGGGGAGGGCAGCCTGACTCCAGCCTTCTCGTGATGAAAACTCTGTCCAGTTCTGCTACTGAAGGGAGAGAGATGAGAGCCTTTTAGGCTGAGGAAGGCCAGCACTGGGGTGTGCAGGGTTCGAGAAAGCTCCCAgggcctgccttccttccctgaGCTCATATATTTGTATCCCCTTTTCAGactcctgaggaagaagagattttaaacaaaaaacgatctaaaaaaattcagaagaaatatgatgaaaggaaaaagaatgccAAAATCAGCAGTCTCCTGGAGGAGCAGTTCCAGCAGGGCAAGCTTCTTGGTGAGAAGGCTGTtgtgttggaggtggggagtCGCAGAGATTGAGTGTGCCGAGGCACTTTTCCCTTGTCTCAGTTCCTTTGACTGCCAGCCATGCAGTCTAAAGGGTTCACTGATAACAGGCTGCGAGCACAAAGGGGAACGTTTGGTCACCCTATTCGTATGAAGCTGAAATGGGAAGCATTGGGTAGAAGAGTCTGCATAGGCCCGTGCTTGGAGTCTTTGTATTTGGGGAAGTCTCTGCCCAGGCTGAGGGGGCTGTCTCAGTGATGAAAACTTTGTCCAGTTCTGCTACTGACAGTAAGTGAAGATAAAGTGTGTCTGAGGAGACAGCTGGCTTCATGCTTGCCCCCAGGGTACCTGAACCCACAGAGATTCTTAAGCGGGTGGAGAGGTTTGGGTAGGGCCACCTTGTCGTTGTGCTAAGGATCACCTACTCTCTTGCAGCGTGCATCGCTTCAAGGCCGGGACAGTGTGGCCGAGCAGATGGCTATGTGCTAGAGGGCAAAGAGTTGGAGTTCTATCTTAGGAAAATCAAGGCCCGCAAAGGCAAATAAATCCTTGTTTTGTCTTCACCCATGTAATAAAGGTGTTTATTGTTTTGTTCCCACATTTATGTTGCCTGAATATATGActgttttctctgctttatttcctTGCCCTGCAAAACTGATCTGGGTGGGTGGCTGCAACCCCTTGccttaacctctgcctcctactgTCCTGAGCCAGGCTCACCACACTGTAAAGTCCCTGTTCTCAACTCCATGTCCCTGAAGGCCAGATTTATTATGTGGGCTATGTCTATAGTGGGAACATTTCTCACCACATTTTGGTGGGGATAGGGATGTGGCAGAGGCTATGAGGGGGTATCCCAACCTTGGGGTTCAGTAATATTGTGCTGGCTGAGTCATGATTAGAATCTCAGGCTATATTgcttataaaaaattttaaggatCTTGTACCCATTGTAAGATTAACAGTGATTTCTGCCTTGCTTGGTCTCCAAGGGTCACTTCTTTGACTTAAACTTGCCCTGTCAAACACTTATCTTTAGTCCTGACCTGCCTGACATCtgcacttggattttttttttttttctttttttgagacagtctctgtcacccaggctggagtgcagtggcatgatcatggttcactgcagcctttacaTCGGGGCTCAAGTAAtactgcctcagcctgccaagtagctgagacaatAGGCACTACacccctttttgttttgtttttgagacaaagttttgctcttgttgcccaggctggagtgcaatggcgtgatctcgcctcaccgcaacctctgcctcctgggttcaagggattctcttgcctcagcctcccgagcagctggggttacaggcatgcgccaccacacctagctaattttgtatttttagtagagacagggtttttccctgttggtcaggctggtgttgaactcctgacctcagatgatctgcctgccttggcctcccaaagtgctgggattacgggcgtgagccaccatgcctggcctatacccatttttttaaattattttttttggtagagacagggtctcacttcattgcccaggtcttgaaatcttgggctcaagcaatcttaccacctttgcctcccaaagcgctaggtttcaggcataagccaccacacccagctttgcacttgggttttttgtttttcgagacagagtctggctctgttgcccaggctggagtgcaatggcgggatcttggctcaccacaacctccacctcccaggttcaagcgattgtcctgcctcagcctcccaagtagctgggattacaggcgtgcaccatcatgcccagataatgtatttgtagtagaaacggggtttctccatgttggtcaggctggtctcgaactcccatcctcacgtgatctgcccacctcggccttccgaagtgctgggattacaggtgtgagccaccgcacccggcctgctttttgggtttttttagatAGTCACTCCGTTGCCTAGACTGGATTACAGTGGTgtgcaatctcagcacactgcaacctccgcctcctgggttcaagcaattctcatgcctcagcctcctgagcggcTGGAATTACTaggtgtgcactgccatgcccagctcactttttttttttgtccttgaggcattttatttgtaaatatatgtattacatcCCTAGAAAAAGAATCCCTGGATTTTCCCTCCTGTGTGTTTTCGTCTTGCTTCATGGTCCATGATGCCAGCTGAGGTTGTCAGTACAATGAAATCAAACTGGCGGGATGGAAGCAGATTATTCTGCCATTTTTCCAGATCTTTGAGTTGCACATCAAATCTGGGGCTGATCGCTCCACACTTGTTTAGCCTGCCTGTGAGGTTCACAACAATTTTCCCAGCTCTGTGATCATCAGTGATTTCAAATTCGCCAATGTAACCATGCTTCATCATCACAGTGAGAAACTGGACGATGACTTTGGAGCATGGCCTAAGAAGCACCTGGCGTTTGCCTCTCTTTTCGGCATTGTTGATGCTCTTGAGAGCATCTGCCAGGGCATTCATGCGCACCATTGTGACGGCGTGGAAAGATGGCGGAAAGAGGACGGGAGGGGAGAGCGCACGGAGTTATGggccactttttgtatttttagtagagagggtttcactgttggctagggtggtctccaactcctgtcctcaagtgatccacccgccttggcctaccaaagtgctgggattatagacatgagccactcgCCCAGCTTTGTGCTTGGATATTTTAATAGGGCTCCCAAAGGCCAGCATTTTCAAAACTGAGCTCTTGTCTGCCCCCACCTGCCATGTTCCTCAGTTTCAAGAGTCAGGATCTcacactaggctggagtgcagcggatcgatcattgttcactgcagcctcaatctactgagtagctgggactacagctgtggtGCAGGGCCcagaataatcattttatttttttgtagagatggggtttcttgttgcccaggctaatcctgagctcctggcctcaagcaatgctcctgccttggccttccaaagtgttgggattacacatgtgaggtACTGCACCCCACcaagattatatttttaatgcaacAGCTTCCTATCTCATCAATGAAAATCCTTACCAAGTATTATGACTTGATGTGACCTAGCTCCTTCTATAGTGACTCCCTCCATCAACCACACAACCATCCTAGTTTACtgaacatacatgtacacatgctATTCCCTTTGTTAGGCACGCtccttcaaatatccacttggggctggacactgggcatggtggctcatgcctgtaatcccagcactttgggaggcagaggccaaggcaggaggattgcttgaggctgggagattgagaccaacctgggcaacaaagtgagaccctgtttctacaaaaaaaaccccacatggTTCATTccctccaggtctttgctatgCCATCCTAGTGAATTCTTGCCGGATCACAATATTCTAAGTTGCAGTCGCCCCTCTGAACTGTCTTACACTTCgcctgttttttctctttattccttaATCTGACAAAGTTTGCTCTTTTCCCTTTGGAATGGTACTCCAGGGAAACAAGGATATTTGTTTCCTGCTGTGTCTCTGGCACCTGGAAAAGTGTATGGACATATACTGGGTACTCAAATATATGCAAGATTAATTGGGAAAAAAGTCTTGAGACTTTATTAAATTTGAAGtttggccaggcattgtggcttacgcctgtaatcccagcactttgggaggccgaggcaggtggatcacttgaggtcaggagttcaaaaaccagcctggccaacatggtgaaaccccatctctactaaacatacaaaaaattagcagggtgtggtggcatgtgcctgtaatcccagctacttgagaggctgaggcatgagaatctcttgaacctggggaggtggaggttgcagtgagccaagatctgtcCATAAAACCAGTGGGTTCTTTCTCTAAAGTCTTGAAATCCATCCATTCTCCATTTCTACCACCTTCACAGATGACCGTTCTCACCATGGAACAAGGCTTGTaaaagctgcagaaaaaaaaaaaaaaacctcaaatacCTCGTGAATGAATGGCCATCATTGTGGGGTGCTACTGTCTCCACATTATagatttggaaactgaggcttagaaatatTCACTATTGGCTagacgcggtggcttacgcctgtaattccagcactttgggaggctgaggcgggtggatcacctgaggtaaggagttaaagaccagcctggacaacgtggtgacaccccggtctctactaaaaatacaaaaaattagccgggcgtggtggtggacacctgtaatcccagctactcgggaggctgaggcaggagaattgcttgaacccaggcggtggaggttgcagtgagccgagatcaggccattgcactccagcctgggtgacagtgcaagattccgtctcaaataaataaataaataaataaataaataaataaataaataagaaatattcacTATCCCATGGACATACAGATGGAAAGAAGCAAAGCCAGCATTAGAATCCAGTCAACTGACCCTGCCAGAGGCTGGAGTCTACTCACTGCACTCTAGTGTCCcccctctgtcttcctcctctgTTCTGGCATTTATCCTGTGGCCTTAATATTCAGTTTTGGCCTTCACTGATTTCTTTAGGTGAAGACTGggatttaaaaagcaagaatcGTATAGGAGCATAGTTTTATCACAATTCCAATGTAGTGCTCTGTGGCAGACTGTTtccagaagactttttttttttttggagacagagcctggctctgtaACCGAGAGCTAGAGTGCAGtagagtgatcttggctcactgcaacctccgcttcccagattcaagcaattcttgtgcctcagcctcccaagaagctgggattacaggcatccaccaccacacccagctaatttttgtatttttagtagagatgcggtttcaccacgttggccaggctggtctttaactcctggcctctggggatctgcccaccttggcctcccaaagtgctgggattacaggcgtgagccactgtgcccagccacagaaGGCTCTTTACTTACATCAGCCGAGTGCCCCCAGCGCTGCAGGCCCACCATGGAGATGGGCCTAGGCTTCTACCCGTAAACTGTACTTTTTCCCCCTGTGTGGTTGGTGGCAGTGGAGAAGAGCTTGGCACACAAGTCCAAATGCTAGGTCTAGGGTGGGTGGTGGATGGCTGCCTTCACATCTGACTTTAATCAGCCTCCAAGACAGATTCCCAaacccttccttcatcttcatcCTACTGCATGCATGCCAAttcaattttaaacaattataactgcacaagtaataaatatattctcaatataaacaaaaactaaacaacacTTAAACAAAAACTTGAATATATTCTCAATGTAAACAAAAACTTTAACATTACAAACAAGGCAAAAGTCCCCCAGCACACACTGACCCTTCTTTTGAGTAAGGTTACCAGGGTAAGGTATACCCCTTCAAGCACGTTTCACATGACTCTCAAATTGTGTTTCCTGGACAAGCAGcacagcatcacctgggaacttgttagaaatgcaagttaTTGGGCGCCATCCCAAATCTAACGTGCCAGAAATGCTGGGAGTGGTGCCCAGCACTCTTTTGACAAGACCTTCCGTGATGCTGATCCTTCCTTAAGTTTGAGAACCAATGGCCTAGCTCCCTGTTGCTGTGAAGCTAACCGTGCACCTGGGCTCTAGTCCTCTATGCCTgggctcatttatttttctagcttCACGTCCCCCAAGCAACCGACCTTCTCTCCCACCAAAGTGGACACATTCCCAGCCCTGGCTCAGGCCCTTTTCGCCATCTTCTCTTTCAAGTTCTGTCCCTAAATGCTCTGGCCTTCAAGGCACACAGGAAAAGCTGCTCTAATAGAGCTGGCTGGCAGGACCGGGCAcgggagggaaggagggcagtGGGTGGGGGAAACCGGGCGGGGGCAGGCGAGACCTCAGGGCTCCAGGGCCTCGTCCCCGGACTCCGCCGATTCCTCCTCGATGCGGGCTGCGGCCTCGGGGTCGCCGCCCTCCTCCGCCCGGAAGCGCAGCAGatgcggggggcggggggtgccTCGCACGCGGCCGAAGTTCCGGAGGCTGATGGCCGGGGAGGGCGCCCCTACGCCCAGGAAGCGGCCGAGCAACGGGGTCTGCGCGGCGGGCGCGGGCCGACCAGATCCGGGGGACGCCTCCACCTGCAGGCTCTGCTCAGGGTCGTCGCTCATGCTGCGGGCGGGAGGGCGGGCTGAGCCGGGGCACAGGGCGGGAGCGGGGACGCGGGATCGGCTCTCGGGGAAGGACCGAGGCATCGGTGCCCCAGAGGCTGAGCGAGGACCCGCGTGCCGGGTCAGGCCCAGTGCAAGCCACTCACCGCAGGTTGAAGGTGGAGCCCAGGAATGAGGGCCGCAGAGACTCGGCCGCCGTGGCCACAGTGTAGGGTGGCTGCGGCTGGTCCTCATCCCAGTACTGGTCCTTCTCAGCGGGGGGAAGGTTCTGGTACATTTCGTCCACGGATAGCAGGGACACCTGGGCCACCAGCAAGTTACAAGgatcctcctctcctctccttcccacgGCCGGGCTGAGAGCTGACCGGGAGAGGGGGCCCAGGAGCTGCCCTGGACTCCTGATCCTGATGCTTGCTCACCTGCAAGTTGCGGTCTATGAGCTGATTTGTCTCAAAGTCGTCATCATCCTCACCAAATGGGTTGATGATCTGTTCAGCCACCTATAggtggcagagacagggttttctgGGTTCAGAGCCCCACTCTTTTTCCCCAAAGTCGGGGCAGCCCCTCTGCCCACATCTCCACAGAGCAGGCTGGCATGCCCATCTGCAGTGCCCACCTTGAGCCAGCCAGCATAGAAGAAGAACTGCAGCAGAGTGGTGAGAGGCACGTACATGTCCGGGtctcccagggctggggctggctcCTGGCCTGGCTTCAGAAGCTTCTGAGGTTTGGCAGCCCCTGCCTCTGGCTCCACAAACTGGCGGCCAACCAGGGAGAGGGCAAAGAAAGAGTAGACGGCTATGGTCACCACCTGGAGAATGAAGAGCCAGGCTCAGTGCAGGATGCAGCGGGCCAAGGAGAAATGCTGCCCCTGCCTCTGAGGATCTATGGGAAGTCTGACAAGTAATCAAACATGTATCCTGGTGTGGCAGTACCAGTGGGGACAGGGTCACCttgttgggggtggtggggggcttTTAGGATGAACCCGGTGCCTCAGGGGACTGAAATGGCCAGGCAAGTACCATCGCTAATTCTTCTCATCTCACACACAGCACAGGACATACAGTAGGCACTGGGACTCGGGAGGGGAGAGGCAGTTACTTGGGTGTAGACGAGGGGGATGCTGATCCAGTCATAGTGGAATAGCATGCTGCACTTGGCTCGGTACTTGTTCAGCTCCTGGGGGAACAGCAGGAACAGGAAGTCAGCAGAGGTGAGGAAGGAACAGGGGTGCCCAGCACAAACTAGGCCTGGGCCTGGCCAGGAGGCTCTTTCTCATTCTGCCCTCAGAGGTGTATTAAGATGGGGtgcttgaatcccagctctgctaactagctgtgtaacttaggcaaatttcttttctactctgtgcctcagtttccacatctgtgcaAGGAGGATGATAGTACCTATGTCAAGAGTTGCTGTAAGGGATGAATGAGTTAACATGGGTACAGGGCTTCCAAAAGGCTGGGGTACACAGCTGATGCCATACAACTGTTaggtattaaaattattattcatctttaaaattagAGGGAGGAGGGCAGATGGGTCTGGTCCTGAGCCCACTCACTTCCAAAAGTAGACAGAGAGCGATATCGTCACGTATTCGCCCGTCCCTCCGGGCCTGGGCCGCCAGGTTGGTGAACCAGACGCAGGGGACCCAGTACTTGTTGAAGTCGGATTTCAGGCTCTCAaactttttcctctcttcctgggACATGAAACCTGAGGGGGTAAAGCAGGTGGGGTGCAGTTGCACCCTCTGCCGCCAGGGGAGGCTGCTGTTCCGCCGTCTGGCTCCCCTCCCTCGCGTCCACC
Protein-coding regions in this window:
- the RPS8 gene encoding small ribosomal subunit protein eS8 — its product is MGISRDNWHKRRKTGGKRKPYHKKRKYELGRPAANTKIGPRRIHTVRVRGGNKKYRALRLDVGNFSWGSECCTRKTRIIDVVYNASNNELVRTKTLVKNCIVLIDSTPYRQWYESHYALPLGRKKGAKLTPEEEEILNKKRSKKIQKKYDERKKNAKISSLLEEQFQQGKLLACIASRPGQCGRADGYVLEGKELEFYLRKIKARKGK
- the BEST4 gene encoding bestrophin-4 isoform X2, whose translation is MTVSYTLKVAEARFGGFSGLLLRWRGSIYKLLYKEFLLFGALYAVLSITYRLLLTQEQRYVYAQVARYCNRSADLIPLSFVLGFYVTLVVNRWWSQYTSIPLPDQLMCVISASVHGVDQRGRLLRRTLIRYANLASVLVLRSVSTRVLKRFPTMEHVVDAGFMSQEERKKFESLKSDFNKYWVPCVWFTNLAAQARRDGRIRDDIALCLLLEELNKYRAKCSMLFHYDWISIPLVYTQFVEPEAGAAKPQKLLKPGQEPAPALGDPDMYVPLTTLLQFFFYAGWLKVAEQIINPFGEDDDDFETNQLIDRNLQVSLLSVDEMYQNLPPAEKDQYWDEDQPQPPYTVATAAESLRPSFLGSTFNLRMSDDPEQSLQVEASPGSGRPAPAAQTPLLGRFLGVGAPSPAISLRNFGRVRGTPRPPHLLRFRAEEGGDPEAAARIEEESAESGDEALEP
- the BEST4 gene encoding bestrophin-4, whose product is MTVSYTLKVAEARFGGFSGLLLRWRGSIYKLLYKEFLLFGALYAVLSITYRLLLTQEQRYVYAQVARYCNRSADLIPLSFVLGFYVTLVVNRWWSQYTSIPLPDQLMCVISASVHGVDQRGRLLRRTLIRYANLASVLVLRSVSTRVLKRFPTMEHVVDAGFMSQEERKKFESLKSDFNKYWVPCVWFTNLAAQARRDGRIRDDIALCLLLEELNKYRAKCSMLFHYDWISIPLVYTQVVTIAVYSFFALSLVGRQFVEPEAGAAKPQKLLKPGQEPAPALGDPDMYVPLTTLLQFFFYAGWLKVAEQIINPFGEDDDDFETNQLIDRNLQVSLLSVDEMYQNLPPAEKDQYWDEDQPQPPYTVATAAESLRPSFLGSTFNLRMSDDPEQSLQVEASPGSGRPAPAAQTPLLGRFLGVGAPSPAISLRNFGRVRGTPRPPHLLRFRAEEGGDPEAAARIEEESAESGDEALEP